In Helianthus annuus cultivar XRQ/B chromosome 9, HanXRQr2.0-SUNRISE, whole genome shotgun sequence, the following are encoded in one genomic region:
- the LOC110899236 gene encoding uncharacterized mitochondrial protein AtMg00860-like codes for MDLMNRVCRAMLDKFVIVFIDDILVYSQSKAEHACHLREILEVLRKEKLYAKYSKCAFWLREVQFLGHVINADGILVDLSKVEAVMKWVPPKNPSEVRSFLGLAGYYRRFIQDFSKLAPPLTKLTKKNEKFT; via the coding sequence atggaccttatgaatcgaGTCTGTCGGGCCATGTTAGACAaattcgttatcgtttttatAGATGATATCTTAGTTTATTCCCAAAGTAAGGCCGAACATGCATGTCATTTGCGTGAAATCCTTGAAGTGCTCCGTAAGGAGAAATTGTACGCGAAATACTCTAAATGTGCTTTCTGGCTTagagaagtacaatttctcggtcaTGTGATTAATGCGGATGGTATCTTAGTAGATCTGTCAAAAGTGGAAGCTGTTATGAAATGGGTACCTCCAAAGAACCCAAGTGAAGTGAGAAGCTTTTTGGGTTTAGCAGGCTATTATAGGAGGTTTATTCAAGACTTTTCTAAATTGGCCCCGCCGTTGACCAAGTTAACCAAGAAGAATGAGAAGTTTACATGA
- the LOC110899246 gene encoding uncharacterized protein LOC110899246, with protein MERMKINRYHGMLKAEYREFIIPAKCETLNELINLARDREIELRRQAERGEKRVFENVPSTSPSKKQKFQDQGKKDKAKGSIPKCKTCGKLHTGECLKGKKGCYNCGQEGHPYYRCPNPSRTCYNCFQPGHIKAECPKLQQKTDKEARKEEAPRAKGVMFQITTEEARDHPSVVSGIFSLNLMPTYVLFYTGASRSFVSGELVSHPSFRIERMHVPLEVEIADSKSYLLHEVCRNCENIIEDEKFAIDLIPMVLGEFKVIVGMDWLAKHHAEIQCEKKVIHVLTPGGKRVSIQGERNINSKLCSIVQAYKYVRNGSKAFLAYVVDTKQNTPKIEEVEVVNEFLDVFPEDFLGLPPEREVDFKIELYSDAKAVAKAPYRLAPTKMRELMVRIQELLDKGFIRPSVSPWGVTTHPKMS; from the coding sequence ATGGAAAGAATGAAGATAAACCGCTATCATGGTATGTTGAAGGCGGAGTATCGGGAGTTCATAATTCCCGCTAAATGTGAAACCTTGAATGAGCTCATCAACTTGGCCCGAGATAGGGAGATTGAGCTAAGAAGACAGGCGGAGAGAGGTGAGAAGAGAGTGTTTGAGAATGTTCCCAGCACGAGTCCGTCAAAGAAACAGAAATTTCAAGATCAGGGCAAGAAGGATAAAGCGAAGGGTAGCATTCCAAAATGCAAAACTTGTGGAAAGTTACACACGGGGGAGTGCTTGAAAGGGAAGAAGGGCTGTTACAATTGTGGTCAAGAGGGACATCCATACTATAGGTGTCCTAATCCTTCCAGAACGTGCTACAATTGTTTCCAACCGGGTCATATTAAGGCTGAATGTCCCAAGCTTCAACAGAAAACCGATAAGGAAGCAAGAAAGGAGGAAGCCCCAAGAGCTAAGGGGGTGATGTTTCAGATCACGACTGAAGAAGCAAGGGACCACCCGAGTGTTGTAtcaggtatattctcattgaacTTGATGCCTACGTACGTGTTATTTTATACTGGGGCCAGTAGATCGTTTGTATCAGGTGAATTAGTGTCACACCCCTCTTTTAGAATCGAAAGAATGCATGTGCCATTAGAAGTAGAGATAGCTGATAGTAAGAGTTATTTGTTGCACGAAGTTTGTAGAAATTGTGAAAATATCATTGAAGACGAGAAGTTTGCCATTGACCTTATTCCCATGGTATTGGGGGAATTTAAGGTTAtagttggcatggattggctagCTAAACATCATGCCGAAATTCAATGTGAGAAGAAGGTGATTCATGTGTTAACACCGGGAGGAAAACGAGTAAGTATACAAGGGGAAAGGAATATTAATTCGAAGCTTTGTTCTATAGTCCAAGCATACAAGTATGTACGAAATGGAAGCAAGGCATTTCTAGCCTACGTGGTGGATACTAAGCAGAATACCCCTAAGATAGAAGAGGTTGAAGTCGTGAACGAGTTTCTtgatgtttttccggaagatttCCTGGGGCTTCCACCAGAACGCGAAGTGGATTTTAAGATTGAATTGTATTCCGATGCCAAAGCCGTAGCCAAGGCTCCTTATAGGTTGGCCCCAACTAAGATGCGGGAGTTAATGGTTCGAATACAAGAATTGCTCGACAAGGGATTTATACGCCCGAGCGTATCGCCCTGGGGTGTAACGACTCACCCAAAAATGTCCTAA